A region from the uncultured Holophaga sp. genome encodes:
- a CDS encoding IS4 family transposase, with protein MARTTATLEGGTRISDFITLGVVARLFPADRVEAILKETGRASQRHRDLPAHVVIYYVIALALFTQASCREVLRCLMEGLRWLQGTPDDLHIAGKSAISQARSRLGWEPLQRLHDEIVQPIATPDTPGAWYRQWRIVSLDGSTLDVPEAPAIEAEFGRPGAARGTSAYPQIRFVSLVESGTHVLFASRMEGFNTSEKALAHQVLPALTPDMLCLADRGFYGFEFWNKARATGATLLWRVNAKLGLPREDELEDGSYLSTLYPTREYRHPSKGVRVRVIEYTLHGIPMPPDAEGETTYRLITTLIDPKAAPAVELAALYPERWEIESAFDELKTHLRGRQMLLRSKTPDLIRQEFYGLIMAHFAIRGLMHEAALQAKLDPDRLSFIHAVRVIRRTLPHFAALSPQPNT; from the coding sequence ATGGCCAGAACGACAGCAACGCTTGAGGGTGGAACGCGGATCTCGGACTTCATCACCCTCGGGGTGGTAGCCCGGCTCTTCCCGGCTGACCGGGTGGAAGCCATCCTCAAGGAAACCGGGCGTGCGAGTCAGCGCCACCGGGACCTGCCCGCCCATGTGGTGATCTATTACGTCATCGCCCTGGCTCTCTTCACCCAGGCTTCCTGTCGCGAGGTCCTGCGCTGCCTCATGGAAGGCCTCCGCTGGCTGCAGGGCACCCCAGACGATCTGCATATCGCTGGCAAATCCGCCATCTCCCAGGCCCGGTCCCGGCTTGGCTGGGAACCGCTTCAGCGCCTTCACGACGAGATTGTCCAACCCATCGCCACTCCAGACACTCCGGGAGCCTGGTACCGCCAGTGGCGCATCGTCAGCCTCGACGGCAGCACCCTGGATGTCCCTGAGGCTCCTGCCATCGAGGCTGAATTCGGTCGCCCAGGCGCTGCCCGGGGTACCAGTGCCTACCCCCAGATTCGCTTCGTCTCTCTGGTCGAGAGCGGCACCCATGTCCTCTTTGCCTCCCGCATGGAGGGCTTCAACACCAGCGAGAAGGCCCTGGCCCACCAGGTCCTACCGGCCTTGACTCCAGACATGCTCTGCCTCGCCGATCGCGGCTTCTACGGCTTCGAGTTCTGGAACAAAGCCAGAGCCACCGGGGCTACCCTTCTCTGGCGCGTCAATGCCAAGCTCGGTCTGCCCCGCGAAGATGAGCTTGAGGATGGCTCCTACCTCTCCACCCTCTACCCCACCCGAGAATACCGGCACCCCTCCAAAGGGGTTCGAGTGCGGGTCATTGAATACACCCTCCACGGCATCCCGATGCCTCCCGACGCCGAAGGCGAAACCACCTACCGCCTCATCACCACCCTCATAGACCCCAAAGCCGCACCAGCCGTCGAACTGGCCGCCCTCTACCCCGAACGCTGGGAGATCGAGTCCGCTTTTGACGAGTTGAAGACCCACCTCCGGGGCCGCCAGATGCTGCTGCGCAGCAAAACCCCCGACCTCATCCGGCAGGAGTTCTACGGCCTCATAATGGCCCACTTCGCCATCCGAGGCCTGATGCACGAAGCCGCCCTCCAGGCCAAACTCGATCCCGACCGACTATCGTTCATCCATGCCGTGAGGGTCATCCGCCGCACCCTGCCGCACTTCGCGGCTCTCTCCCCCCAGCCCAACACCTGA
- a CDS encoding Fic family protein, with amino-acid sequence MFAGLSSGNLLASAISRQSVSFGGISKWSDPMLATSSLFFGLVKNHAFLDGNKRIALLMLLKSLLRQKRIVTKNQTVFENFTVATAASTLKESYPDLYSKYRNKDDMEIYIIRDFIKRHTRTLNSGYYSITFRELKTILGKHGFEMGDQDGNSINIYKYEMKSTWFGLGKPRTVRSRVCKIGFPSWTKQVSKRDLDILREATGLTPENGYDNTVLFEGSEPLYKLIHDFEGPLKRLKDR; translated from the coding sequence ATGTTTGCCGGGCTGAGCAGTGGAAATTTGTTAGCGTCGGCAATATCACGACAATCGGTCTCTTTTGGCGGAATATCCAAGTGGTCAGATCCAATGCTTGCTACCTCCAGCTTATTTTTTGGATTAGTTAAAAATCATGCTTTTCTCGATGGAAACAAAAGAATAGCCTTGCTGATGTTACTAAAATCACTTCTGCGACAAAAACGAATAGTAACGAAAAATCAAACTGTTTTTGAAAACTTTACAGTCGCAACCGCAGCAAGCACCCTTAAAGAGTCATATCCAGACCTTTATTCGAAATATAGAAATAAGGATGATATGGAAATTTATATCATTCGAGATTTCATAAAAAGACATACACGAACATTAAATTCTGGTTATTACAGCATTACATTCAGAGAGTTGAAAACAATTTTAGGCAAGCATGGTTTTGAAATGGGGGACCAGGATGGCAACTCAATAAATATTTACAAATATGAAATGAAAAGCACTTGGTTTGGCCTAGGAAAACCACGCACCGTAAGATCGCGCGTGTGTAAAATCGGATTCCCATCCTGGACAAAGCAAGTTTCAAAGCGTGATCTCGATATTCTCAGAGAAGCAACCGGTCTTACTCCTGAAAATGGGTATGACAATACAGTCTTATTCGAAGGCAGCGAGCCACTATACAAACTAATTCACGATTTCGAAGGACCGCTAAAAAGGCTAAAGGACAGGTGA